Proteins encoded together in one Microcebus murinus isolate Inina chromosome 16, M.murinus_Inina_mat1.0, whole genome shotgun sequence window:
- the LOC105876851 gene encoding uncharacterized protein LOC105876851 isoform X2: MPLQGSVSFRDVAIDFSREEWQHLDPSQRNLYQDVMLETYSHLLSVGYQVPKAEVVMLEQGKEPWVLQGESLHQRCPGEKLLDHNQCGKILSYKQTSSQHQKIYTGEKSYKYDKFQKIFTQKLQFKVLLKGHIGEKLYVCTECGKAFVQKSELITHQKTHTREKPYKGNECGKSLLQASSLFRHQRIRTRENLYECSESGRGFPYNSDLNIHEKIHTGERHPEYRDCGKASTLKINEKIDTSEGSYVCIECGQVFIQKTELITHQRIHIAEKPREYSPCGQPFISKSKLEAHQRSHTRVNTYVSTEYGKVFNNSSNLIKHEKVKIREKSFICTECGKAFTYRSELIIHQRIHTGEKPYECSDCGKAFTQKSTLTVHRRIHTGEKSYVCMKCGLAFIRKAHLVAHEIIHTGEKPYECGHCGKFFSSKSQLHVHKRIHTGEKPYMCNKCGKAFTGRSNLITHQKIHTGEKAHICSKCGKAFIQRSDLITHQRIHTGEKPYECSTCGKAFTQKSHLKIHQKIHTGERQYECHECGKAFNQKSILIMHQKIHTGEKPYVCTECGRAFIRKSNFIIHQRIHTGEKPYECSDCGKSFTSKSQLLVHQPIHTGEKPYVCAECGKAFSGRSNLRKHQKTHTREKPYICSECGKTFRQKSELITHHRIHTGEKPYECSDCGKSFTKKSQLQVHQRIHTGEKPYVCAECGKAFSNMSNLHKHQTTHTGDKPYKCAVCGKGFFQKSMLNMHQSIHT; this comes from the exons ATGCCCTTACAGGGATCAGTGTCCTTCAGGGATGTGGCTATAGATTTCAGCAGAGAGGAATGGCAGCACCTGGACCCCTCTCAGAGAAACCTTTACCAGGATGTGATGCTGGAGACCTACAGCCACCTGCTCTCAGTGG GGTACCAAGTTCCCAAAGCAGAGGTGGTCATGTTGGAGCAAGGAAAGGAGCCATGGGTATTGCAGGGCGAGAGTCTACATCAGAGATGTCCAG GAGAAAAATTACTGGACCATAATCAATGTGGAAAAATCCTAAGTTATAAACAAACATCCTCTCaacatcagaaaatatatactgGAGAGAAGTCCTACAAATATGACAAATTTCAAAAGATCTTCACCCAAAAGTTACAATTCAAGGTACTTCTGAAAGGTCATATAGGAGAAAAACTGTATGTATGTACTGAATGTGGCAAGGCTTTTGTGCAGAAGTCAGAGTTAATTACACATCAGAAAACCCATACAAGAGAGAAGCCCTATAAAGGCAATGAATGCGGAAAATCCCTTCTCCAAGCATCTTCTCTCTTTAGGCATCAGAGAATTCGTACCAGAGAAAATCTCTATGAATGCAGTGAATCTGGGAGAGGTTTCCCTTATAACTCAGATCTCAATATACAtgagaaaattcatactggagagagacACCCTGAATACAGAGATTGTGGCAAAGCCTCCACCCtcaagataaatgagaaaattgatacAAGTGAGGGATCCTATGTATGTATTGAATGTGGACAGGTCTTCATTCAGAAGACAGAATTGATTACACATCAAAGAATTCATATTGCAGAAAAACCACGTGAATACAGTCCCTGTGGGCAACCCTTCATTTCCAAGTCTAAACTTGAGGCACATCAACGAAGTCACACAAGAGTGAATACCTATGTAAGTACCGAATATGGGAAGGTCTTCAATAATAGTTCCAACCTCATTAAACATGAGAAagttaaaattagagaaaaatctttCATATGTACTGAATGTGGAAAGGCTTTTACATACAGGTCAGAGTTGATtatacatcagagaattcacactggagagaaaccttatgaatgcagTGATTGTGGAAAAGCCTTCACTCAGAAGTCAACACTCACAGTGCATCggagaattcatacaggagaaaaatcatatgtaTGCATGAAATGTGGGCTAGCTTTTATCCGGAAGGCACACTTGGTTGCACatgaaataattcatactggagagaaaccttatgaatgtggTCACTGTGGGAAATTCTTTTCTTCCAAGTCACAACTCCATGTGCATAAAcgaattcacacaggagaaaaaccctataTGTGCAATAAATGTGGGAAGGCATTCACCGGCAGGTCAAATCTAATTACACATCAGaaaattcacacaggagagaaagccCATATATGCTCTAAATGTGGAAAGGCCTTCATTCAGAGGTCAGACTTGATTACACATcagagaatccatactggagagaaaccttatgaatgcagTACTTGTGGAAAAGCCTTCACCCAGAAATCACATCTCAAAATACAccagaaaattcatactggagagagacAATATGAATGCcatgaatgtgggaaagctttcaaCCAGAAATCAATACTCATTATGCATCAGAagattcacacaggagagaaaccttatgtaTGCACTGAGTGTGGAAGAGCCTTCATCCGGAAGTCAAACTTTATTATTcaccagagaattcacactggagagaaaccttatgaatgcagTGATTGTGGGAAATCCTTCACGTCCAAGTCTCAGCTCCTGGTGCATCAGccaattcacacaggagagaaaccctatgtgTGTGCtgagtgtgggaaagcctttagtgGCAGGTCAAATCTCCGTAAACACCAGAAAACTCATACAAGAGAAAAGCCCTACATATGCTCTGAATGTGGGAAGACCTTTAGACAGAAGTCAGAGTTGATTACACATCACAGAATTCACACTggggagaaaccttatgaatgcagTGACTGTGGGAAATCTTTCACTAAGAAATCACAGCTCCAAGTGCATCAgcgaattcacacaggagagaagcctTATGTGTGTGCTgagtgtgggaaggcctttagCAATATGTCAAATTTGCATAAACATCAGACAACACACACAGGAGACAAACCCTACAAGTGTGCAGTCTGTGGGAAAGGCTTCTTTCAGAAATCAATGCTCAACATGCATCAGAGTATTCACACTTGA
- the LOC105876851 gene encoding uncharacterized protein LOC105876851 isoform X1, with protein sequence MPANWTPPQISPALAPEDYGSSYKGSVSFRDVAIDFSREEWQHLDPSQRNLYQDVMLETYSHLLSVGYQVPKAEVVMLEQGKEPWVLQGESLHQRCPGEKLLDHNQCGKILSYKQTSSQHQKIYTGEKSYKYDKFQKIFTQKLQFKVLLKGHIGEKLYVCTECGKAFVQKSELITHQKTHTREKPYKGNECGKSLLQASSLFRHQRIRTRENLYECSESGRGFPYNSDLNIHEKIHTGERHPEYRDCGKASTLKINEKIDTSEGSYVCIECGQVFIQKTELITHQRIHIAEKPREYSPCGQPFISKSKLEAHQRSHTRVNTYVSTEYGKVFNNSSNLIKHEKVKIREKSFICTECGKAFTYRSELIIHQRIHTGEKPYECSDCGKAFTQKSTLTVHRRIHTGEKSYVCMKCGLAFIRKAHLVAHEIIHTGEKPYECGHCGKFFSSKSQLHVHKRIHTGEKPYMCNKCGKAFTGRSNLITHQKIHTGEKAHICSKCGKAFIQRSDLITHQRIHTGEKPYECSTCGKAFTQKSHLKIHQKIHTGERQYECHECGKAFNQKSILIMHQKIHTGEKPYVCTECGRAFIRKSNFIIHQRIHTGEKPYECSDCGKSFTSKSQLLVHQPIHTGEKPYVCAECGKAFSGRSNLRKHQKTHTREKPYICSECGKTFRQKSELITHHRIHTGEKPYECSDCGKSFTKKSQLQVHQRIHTGEKPYVCAECGKAFSNMSNLHKHQTTHTGDKPYKCAVCGKGFFQKSMLNMHQSIHT encoded by the exons GGATCAGTGTCCTTCAGGGATGTGGCTATAGATTTCAGCAGAGAGGAATGGCAGCACCTGGACCCCTCTCAGAGAAACCTTTACCAGGATGTGATGCTGGAGACCTACAGCCACCTGCTCTCAGTGG GGTACCAAGTTCCCAAAGCAGAGGTGGTCATGTTGGAGCAAGGAAAGGAGCCATGGGTATTGCAGGGCGAGAGTCTACATCAGAGATGTCCAG GAGAAAAATTACTGGACCATAATCAATGTGGAAAAATCCTAAGTTATAAACAAACATCCTCTCaacatcagaaaatatatactgGAGAGAAGTCCTACAAATATGACAAATTTCAAAAGATCTTCACCCAAAAGTTACAATTCAAGGTACTTCTGAAAGGTCATATAGGAGAAAAACTGTATGTATGTACTGAATGTGGCAAGGCTTTTGTGCAGAAGTCAGAGTTAATTACACATCAGAAAACCCATACAAGAGAGAAGCCCTATAAAGGCAATGAATGCGGAAAATCCCTTCTCCAAGCATCTTCTCTCTTTAGGCATCAGAGAATTCGTACCAGAGAAAATCTCTATGAATGCAGTGAATCTGGGAGAGGTTTCCCTTATAACTCAGATCTCAATATACAtgagaaaattcatactggagagagacACCCTGAATACAGAGATTGTGGCAAAGCCTCCACCCtcaagataaatgagaaaattgatacAAGTGAGGGATCCTATGTATGTATTGAATGTGGACAGGTCTTCATTCAGAAGACAGAATTGATTACACATCAAAGAATTCATATTGCAGAAAAACCACGTGAATACAGTCCCTGTGGGCAACCCTTCATTTCCAAGTCTAAACTTGAGGCACATCAACGAAGTCACACAAGAGTGAATACCTATGTAAGTACCGAATATGGGAAGGTCTTCAATAATAGTTCCAACCTCATTAAACATGAGAAagttaaaattagagaaaaatctttCATATGTACTGAATGTGGAAAGGCTTTTACATACAGGTCAGAGTTGATtatacatcagagaattcacactggagagaaaccttatgaatgcagTGATTGTGGAAAAGCCTTCACTCAGAAGTCAACACTCACAGTGCATCggagaattcatacaggagaaaaatcatatgtaTGCATGAAATGTGGGCTAGCTTTTATCCGGAAGGCACACTTGGTTGCACatgaaataattcatactggagagaaaccttatgaatgtggTCACTGTGGGAAATTCTTTTCTTCCAAGTCACAACTCCATGTGCATAAAcgaattcacacaggagaaaaaccctataTGTGCAATAAATGTGGGAAGGCATTCACCGGCAGGTCAAATCTAATTACACATCAGaaaattcacacaggagagaaagccCATATATGCTCTAAATGTGGAAAGGCCTTCATTCAGAGGTCAGACTTGATTACACATcagagaatccatactggagagaaaccttatgaatgcagTACTTGTGGAAAAGCCTTCACCCAGAAATCACATCTCAAAATACAccagaaaattcatactggagagagacAATATGAATGCcatgaatgtgggaaagctttcaaCCAGAAATCAATACTCATTATGCATCAGAagattcacacaggagagaaaccttatgtaTGCACTGAGTGTGGAAGAGCCTTCATCCGGAAGTCAAACTTTATTATTcaccagagaattcacactggagagaaaccttatgaatgcagTGATTGTGGGAAATCCTTCACGTCCAAGTCTCAGCTCCTGGTGCATCAGccaattcacacaggagagaaaccctatgtgTGTGCtgagtgtgggaaagcctttagtgGCAGGTCAAATCTCCGTAAACACCAGAAAACTCATACAAGAGAAAAGCCCTACATATGCTCTGAATGTGGGAAGACCTTTAGACAGAAGTCAGAGTTGATTACACATCACAGAATTCACACTggggagaaaccttatgaatgcagTGACTGTGGGAAATCTTTCACTAAGAAATCACAGCTCCAAGTGCATCAgcgaattcacacaggagagaagcctTATGTGTGTGCTgagtgtgggaaggcctttagCAATATGTCAAATTTGCATAAACATCAGACAACACACACAGGAGACAAACCCTACAAGTGTGCAGTCTGTGGGAAAGGCTTCTTTCAGAAATCAATGCTCAACATGCATCAGAGTATTCACACTTGA
- the LOC105876851 gene encoding uncharacterized protein LOC105876851 isoform X3 codes for MLEQGKEPWVLQGESLHQRCPGEKLLDHNQCGKILSYKQTSSQHQKIYTGEKSYKYDKFQKIFTQKLQFKVLLKGHIGEKLYVCTECGKAFVQKSELITHQKTHTREKPYKGNECGKSLLQASSLFRHQRIRTRENLYECSESGRGFPYNSDLNIHEKIHTGERHPEYRDCGKASTLKINEKIDTSEGSYVCIECGQVFIQKTELITHQRIHIAEKPREYSPCGQPFISKSKLEAHQRSHTRVNTYVSTEYGKVFNNSSNLIKHEKVKIREKSFICTECGKAFTYRSELIIHQRIHTGEKPYECSDCGKAFTQKSTLTVHRRIHTGEKSYVCMKCGLAFIRKAHLVAHEIIHTGEKPYECGHCGKFFSSKSQLHVHKRIHTGEKPYMCNKCGKAFTGRSNLITHQKIHTGEKAHICSKCGKAFIQRSDLITHQRIHTGEKPYECSTCGKAFTQKSHLKIHQKIHTGERQYECHECGKAFNQKSILIMHQKIHTGEKPYVCTECGRAFIRKSNFIIHQRIHTGEKPYECSDCGKSFTSKSQLLVHQPIHTGEKPYVCAECGKAFSGRSNLRKHQKTHTREKPYICSECGKTFRQKSELITHHRIHTGEKPYECSDCGKSFTKKSQLQVHQRIHTGEKPYVCAECGKAFSNMSNLHKHQTTHTGDKPYKCAVCGKGFFQKSMLNMHQSIHT; via the exons ATGTTGGAGCAAGGAAAGGAGCCATGGGTATTGCAGGGCGAGAGTCTACATCAGAGATGTCCAG GAGAAAAATTACTGGACCATAATCAATGTGGAAAAATCCTAAGTTATAAACAAACATCCTCTCaacatcagaaaatatatactgGAGAGAAGTCCTACAAATATGACAAATTTCAAAAGATCTTCACCCAAAAGTTACAATTCAAGGTACTTCTGAAAGGTCATATAGGAGAAAAACTGTATGTATGTACTGAATGTGGCAAGGCTTTTGTGCAGAAGTCAGAGTTAATTACACATCAGAAAACCCATACAAGAGAGAAGCCCTATAAAGGCAATGAATGCGGAAAATCCCTTCTCCAAGCATCTTCTCTCTTTAGGCATCAGAGAATTCGTACCAGAGAAAATCTCTATGAATGCAGTGAATCTGGGAGAGGTTTCCCTTATAACTCAGATCTCAATATACAtgagaaaattcatactggagagagacACCCTGAATACAGAGATTGTGGCAAAGCCTCCACCCtcaagataaatgagaaaattgatacAAGTGAGGGATCCTATGTATGTATTGAATGTGGACAGGTCTTCATTCAGAAGACAGAATTGATTACACATCAAAGAATTCATATTGCAGAAAAACCACGTGAATACAGTCCCTGTGGGCAACCCTTCATTTCCAAGTCTAAACTTGAGGCACATCAACGAAGTCACACAAGAGTGAATACCTATGTAAGTACCGAATATGGGAAGGTCTTCAATAATAGTTCCAACCTCATTAAACATGAGAAagttaaaattagagaaaaatctttCATATGTACTGAATGTGGAAAGGCTTTTACATACAGGTCAGAGTTGATtatacatcagagaattcacactggagagaaaccttatgaatgcagTGATTGTGGAAAAGCCTTCACTCAGAAGTCAACACTCACAGTGCATCggagaattcatacaggagaaaaatcatatgtaTGCATGAAATGTGGGCTAGCTTTTATCCGGAAGGCACACTTGGTTGCACatgaaataattcatactggagagaaaccttatgaatgtggTCACTGTGGGAAATTCTTTTCTTCCAAGTCACAACTCCATGTGCATAAAcgaattcacacaggagaaaaaccctataTGTGCAATAAATGTGGGAAGGCATTCACCGGCAGGTCAAATCTAATTACACATCAGaaaattcacacaggagagaaagccCATATATGCTCTAAATGTGGAAAGGCCTTCATTCAGAGGTCAGACTTGATTACACATcagagaatccatactggagagaaaccttatgaatgcagTACTTGTGGAAAAGCCTTCACCCAGAAATCACATCTCAAAATACAccagaaaattcatactggagagagacAATATGAATGCcatgaatgtgggaaagctttcaaCCAGAAATCAATACTCATTATGCATCAGAagattcacacaggagagaaaccttatgtaTGCACTGAGTGTGGAAGAGCCTTCATCCGGAAGTCAAACTTTATTATTcaccagagaattcacactggagagaaaccttatgaatgcagTGATTGTGGGAAATCCTTCACGTCCAAGTCTCAGCTCCTGGTGCATCAGccaattcacacaggagagaaaccctatgtgTGTGCtgagtgtgggaaagcctttagtgGCAGGTCAAATCTCCGTAAACACCAGAAAACTCATACAAGAGAAAAGCCCTACATATGCTCTGAATGTGGGAAGACCTTTAGACAGAAGTCAGAGTTGATTACACATCACAGAATTCACACTggggagaaaccttatgaatgcagTGACTGTGGGAAATCTTTCACTAAGAAATCACAGCTCCAAGTGCATCAgcgaattcacacaggagagaagcctTATGTGTGTGCTgagtgtgggaaggcctttagCAATATGTCAAATTTGCATAAACATCAGACAACACACACAGGAGACAAACCCTACAAGTGTGCAGTCTGTGGGAAAGGCTTCTTTCAGAAATCAATGCTCAACATGCATCAGAGTATTCACACTTGA